The following are encoded together in the Astyanax mexicanus isolate ESR-SI-001 chromosome 8, AstMex3_surface, whole genome shotgun sequence genome:
- the arl2 gene encoding ADP-ribosylation factor-like protein 2, producing MGLLTILRKLKHKEREMRLLMLGLDNAGKTTILKKFNGEDVSTISPTLGFNIKTLEHRGFKLNIWDVGGQKSLRSYWRNYFESTDGLVWVVDSADRLRLEDCRKELGALLLEERLAGATLLVFANKQDLPGALSKDAIREALALDDIKTHHWCIIGCSAVTGENLLMGVDWLLDDIAARIFTAD from the exons ATGGGGTTATTAACTATACTCAGAAAGCTGAAGCACAAGGAGCGGGAGATGCGCCTGCTGATGCT TGGTCTGGACAACGCTGGAAAAACGACCATCCTGAAGAAATTCAATGGCGAAGACGTCAGCACTATTTCTCCAACCCTAGGATTCAACATAAAGACGTTAGAACATAGAGG GTTCAAATTAAATATCTGGGACGTAGGAGGTCAGAAATCATTGCGATCCTACTGGAGGAATTACTTTGAAAGCACAGATGGACTGGTGTGGGTGGTGGACAGTGCAGACAGACTGAGACTGGAGGACTGCAGAAAAGAACTTGGTGCTCTGTTACTGGAGGAG AGATTAGCAGGAGCCACACTTCTTGTATTTGCAAACAAACAAGATCTGCCTGGTGCATTGTCTAAGGATGCAATCAGAGAG GCACTAGCGCTGGATGACATTAAGACGCATCACTGGTGTATAATAGGCTGCAGTGCAGTGACAGGCGAGAACCTCCTCATGGGTGTAGACTGGCTCCTGGATGATATCGCTGCACGGATCTTCACAGCTGATTGA
- the batf2 gene encoding basic leucine zipper transcriptional factor ATF-like — protein MPVALMDKLEGGSSSVCGSDSQSPRDWETDQPVGRVCHRRQRNRDAARRSRKKQTERADVLHEELQALEQSNAAFVKEIDDLKKELQHYHTVLKEHEPHCTVHCLSQPSVPFTASIPSTFTTDMTPSLFNPSPVQDLPLPPSSIPESEISLADLLDRADWLPWDPMDL, from the exons ATGCCGGTAGCGCTGATGGATAAACTGGAAGGGGGATCGAGCTCTGTGTGTGGAAGCGACTCTCAGAGTCCTCGCGACTGG GAGACTGATCAGCCAGTGGGGAGAGTATGTCATCGGcgacagagaaacagagatgcAGCACGAAGGAGTCGCAAGAAACAAACCGAGAGAGCAGATGTGCTACATGAG GAACTGCAGGCTCTGGAGCAGTCCAACGCTGCCTTTGTGAAAGAGATCGATGATCTGAAGAAGGAGCTGCAGCACTACCATACAGTTTTAAAGGAACATGAACCCCACTGTACGGTACACTGCTTGTCTCAGCCTTCAGTGCCCTTCACAGCTTCCATACCCAGCACCTTCACCACAGACATGACCCCTTCACTCTTCAATCCAAGCCCTGTTCAAGACCTTCCACTTCCACCTTCATCCATACCAGAGTCAGAAATCTCTCTGGCCGATTTACTGGACAGGGCTGACTGGCTGCCATGGGACCCGATGGACCTGTAA